A section of the Prochlorococcus sp. MIT 1341 genome encodes:
- a CDS encoding 4'-phosphopantetheinyl transferase family protein, with amino-acid sequence MSNEVNTPSVVALWLISLDAPFMPITLQEERISGELPSLRSRAFRHSRGYLRQALAGLYNLKPLEIPLFAPPGKPPELKAGWGYISLSHCRDAVLIGWSLKRIGIDLERMDRSFSASQVACRYFSSKEKEEIADMPHEILRTEVLDRWLRKEAAIKWQRGKLAIDLLNWQCDQESNVIFHDKFGYSLSVYRQNYLDWGIAVAAEEDAFYRDPVLCVCV; translated from the coding sequence ATGTCAAATGAGGTCAATACACCAAGCGTAGTTGCGCTATGGCTGATTTCGTTAGATGCGCCTTTTATGCCAATAACCCTTCAAGAAGAAAGGATATCTGGTGAGTTGCCTTCTTTAAGGTCAAGGGCTTTTCGTCATTCAAGAGGTTATTTGAGACAAGCCTTAGCAGGTTTGTACAATCTAAAGCCGCTTGAAATCCCATTATTTGCTCCCCCAGGCAAGCCACCTGAACTAAAAGCAGGATGGGGTTATATCAGCCTCAGCCATTGTAGAGACGCGGTTTTGATTGGTTGGTCTTTGAAGCGGATCGGCATTGATCTTGAACGCATGGACCGTTCTTTTTCTGCATCGCAAGTTGCTTGTCGCTATTTCTCTAGTAAGGAAAAAGAAGAGATTGCGGATATGCCTCATGAAATATTGCGAACTGAGGTTCTTGATAGATGGTTAAGAAAGGAAGCTGCAATTAAATGGCAACGTGGAAAATTAGCCATCGATCTACTGAATTGGCAATGTGATCAAGAATCAAATGTGATTTTTCATGATAAGTTTGGTTATTCCTTAAGTGTTTATCGACAGAATTATCTTGATTGGGGTATTGCAGTCGCTGCTGAAGAAGATGCTTTCTATAGAGACCCGGTCCTATGTGTATGTGTCTAA
- the bcp gene encoding thioredoxin-dependent thiol peroxidase: MALQIGDQAPDFTLPNQDGKPIKLSSFKDQRVILYFYPKDDTPGCTKEACNFRDQWQILKRNGVQVLGISKDEAKSHAKFIDKYQLPFTLLTDAEPCPVASSYNSYGLKKFMGREYMGMMRHTYVINSTGKIEMIYLKVKAATMADEIISDLNLS; encoded by the coding sequence ATGGCACTTCAAATTGGCGATCAAGCACCAGACTTCACTCTCCCGAATCAAGACGGAAAACCAATAAAGCTTTCATCATTTAAAGACCAAAGGGTAATCCTTTACTTTTATCCCAAGGATGACACTCCTGGTTGCACAAAAGAAGCTTGTAACTTTCGTGATCAGTGGCAAATTTTAAAGAGGAACGGGGTCCAAGTACTTGGGATAAGTAAAGACGAGGCAAAATCACATGCCAAGTTTATAGACAAGTATCAACTCCCCTTCACCCTACTTACAGATGCCGAACCATGTCCCGTTGCTAGCTCTTACAACAGTTATGGTTTGAAAAAATTCATGGGTCGTGAATATATGGGAATGATGAGACATACCTATGTGATCAATTCAACAGGAAAGATTGAAATGATCTACTTAAAAGTCAAAGCAGCAACTATGGCTGATGAAATCATCAGCGATCTAAACCTGAGCTAA
- a CDS encoding type III pantothenate kinase, with protein sequence MSSGRLCLLIGNTRWHWAEEHSGEWNFSHTSPDSMELLRMKDRLAAWASVGPIPEGVFLEPGTNLALDDVPIKCLPPWLGIDRALAAWGALRRAKKEPMKFDGILVADAGTVLSLTRLNADGEFAGGQLLPGLGLQLASMAERAQALQNPGIGKVVDSKFPLETSHAMRRGSLQSLIGALIEAQIDSQLPIWLCGGDSSLLFDYLRHRQIPLALYPNLVLEGMVDVCARISSGLDR encoded by the coding sequence GTGAGCAGTGGGAGACTTTGTTTGCTAATTGGTAATACTCGTTGGCATTGGGCTGAAGAACATAGTGGAGAGTGGAATTTTTCTCATACTTCCCCAGATTCCATGGAATTGTTGAGAATGAAAGATCGTTTGGCTGCTTGGGCATCAGTAGGCCCAATTCCTGAAGGAGTTTTTTTAGAACCTGGAACTAATCTTGCTTTAGATGATGTGCCTATCAAATGCTTGCCTCCTTGGCTAGGGATTGATCGTGCATTGGCAGCTTGGGGAGCTTTGAGGAGGGCGAAGAAGGAACCAATGAAGTTCGATGGGATTCTTGTGGCCGATGCAGGCACAGTTTTGAGTTTGACAAGATTGAATGCAGATGGGGAATTTGCTGGTGGTCAATTGCTCCCAGGGCTAGGCTTGCAGCTCGCTTCAATGGCTGAGAGAGCCCAAGCATTGCAAAATCCCGGCATAGGTAAAGTTGTCGATTCTAAATTTCCTCTCGAAACATCACATGCAATGCGGCGAGGGAGCCTTCAATCATTGATCGGGGCTCTTATTGAAGCTCAGATAGATTCCCAACTCCCTATTTGGCTTTGTGGAGGAGACTCGTCTTTATTATTTGATTATTTAAGACATCGGCAGATTCCGCTGGCCCTATACCCCAACCTTGTTCTTGAAGGAATGGTTGATGTTTGTGCCCGCATTAGCTCAGGTTTAGATCGCTGA
- a CDS encoding phosphoadenylyl-sulfate reductase, which yields MPAKERLAWALDKFGSGFVLTTSFGIQSSVLLHMLFLLQGGLDVPVIWVDTGYLPSETYRYAEELTQQFGLDIRPVQSPMSPARMEALYGCLWETGCVDDIERYHLIRKVQPLEKAFDDNKALCWASGVRGGQTQHRGTMNVLDLIRGRFSLRPLLEWTPKDVFYYMQENDLPQHPLFEKGYSTVGDWHSSSADSGETKGRGTRFGGLKEECGIHLPGVMGEGI from the coding sequence ATGCCGGCCAAGGAGCGGCTGGCTTGGGCTCTAGATAAATTTGGCTCTGGGTTTGTTTTAACAACGAGTTTTGGAATCCAGTCTTCTGTATTGCTTCACATGCTTTTTTTGCTTCAGGGAGGGTTAGATGTACCAGTCATTTGGGTTGATACGGGTTATTTGCCCTCTGAAACTTATCGTTATGCTGAAGAATTAACTCAACAATTCGGATTGGATATTAGGCCTGTTCAAAGTCCAATGTCTCCTGCACGGATGGAAGCTTTGTATGGTTGCTTATGGGAGACAGGATGTGTTGACGATATTGAGAGATACCACTTAATCAGGAAAGTTCAGCCTTTAGAAAAGGCCTTTGATGACAACAAGGCTTTGTGTTGGGCTAGTGGTGTTAGAGGGGGGCAAACACAACATCGTGGAACAATGAATGTATTGGATTTAATTAGAGGAAGGTTTTCTTTAAGACCGCTTCTGGAGTGGACACCGAAAGATGTTTTTTATTACATGCAGGAAAATGATCTCCCTCAACATCCGCTCTTTGAGAAGGGATATTCAACCGTAGGCGATTGGCATTCAAGTTCTGCTGACTCAGGTGAAACCAAAGGTCGGGGAACACGCTTTGGTGGGCTTAAAGAAGAGTGTGGTATTCATCTTCCAGGAGTAATGGGGGAAGGAATCTAA